A genomic segment from Nocardia cyriacigeorgica GUH-2 encodes:
- a CDS encoding RNA polymerase sigma-70 factor has translation MDAQGLADFEAERSRLFSLAYRMLGSAAEAEDAVQETYLRWEAAERTEIRSAQAWLTTVVVNLCRTWLDSARARRESYVGPWLPEPVPTGAGELGPLESAQERELVSMALLTALERLSPVERAVFVLREAFGYTHREIATMLELSEANSQQVFHRAGRRVRDGKARFDIPADHARALMERFFAAAREGDVAALEQMLAADVVSVADGAGMVGVARRPVVGVSKVALYLTKLFSWVGPEVTIELTEVNGLPAVCAWAGGAPMAVCTADSDGTVVTALRLVVAPEKLAYFGRVAA, from the coding sequence GTGGACGCACAGGGTCTGGCTGATTTCGAAGCCGAGCGTTCACGGTTGTTCTCGCTCGCCTACCGGATGCTCGGATCGGCCGCCGAAGCCGAGGACGCCGTGCAGGAAACCTATCTGCGCTGGGAAGCCGCCGAGCGCACCGAAATCCGTTCGGCGCAGGCCTGGTTGACCACCGTGGTGGTGAATCTGTGCCGCACCTGGCTGGATTCGGCGCGGGCGCGCCGGGAGAGCTACGTCGGCCCGTGGCTACCCGAGCCGGTGCCGACCGGAGCCGGCGAACTCGGTCCGCTGGAGTCGGCGCAGGAGCGCGAGCTGGTGTCGATGGCGCTGCTCACCGCGCTGGAGCGGCTCTCACCGGTCGAGCGCGCGGTGTTCGTGCTGCGCGAGGCATTCGGCTACACGCATCGCGAGATCGCCACGATGCTGGAGCTTTCCGAGGCCAATTCCCAGCAGGTCTTCCACCGCGCCGGTCGTCGGGTGCGAGACGGTAAGGCGCGCTTCGATATTCCGGCCGATCACGCGCGGGCGCTGATGGAACGGTTCTTCGCCGCCGCCCGTGAGGGTGACGTGGCCGCGTTGGAGCAGATGCTCGCCGCCGACGTGGTCTCGGTCGCCGACGGGGCAGGCATGGTCGGTGTGGCGCGCCGTCCGGTGGTGGGCGTGTCGAAGGTGGCGCTCTACCTGACCAAGCTGTTCAGCTGGGTGGGGCCCGAGGTCACCATCGAACTCACCGAGGTCAACGGGCTGCCCGCGGTGTGCGCCTGGGCAGGCGGTGCGCCGATGGCGGTGTGTACGGCCGATTCCGACGGCACTGTGGTGACGGCCTTGCGGTTGGTGGTCGCGCCCGAGAAGCTCGCGTACTTCGGGCGGGTAGCGGCCTGA
- a CDS encoding CDP-alcohol phosphatidyltransferase family protein: MMEQGTAGRRRRSIRLLPSMVTIMALCSGLSAVKFALDGEFGVSLAMIGAAAVLDTLDGRLARMLAATTKIGAELDSLSDAISFGVAPALVIYIGLLSDNSTGWIIALLFAVSIVLRLARFNTLMDDDTRPDWAREYFVGVPAPAAALIALAPIALYVQFGDGWWVGFGTVSAWVVFAALLAVSTIPTLAMKSVSVAPQAAAGLLVLVAAAAAALVTYPIVLLLVLIVLYLGHIPFAWYSQRWVAARPETWEHKPAERRAQRRAARRRPAIRRPAIRRPAMRGSSRLRLRRPGGKREQDVREQDGAGA; the protein is encoded by the coding sequence ATGATGGAGCAGGGCACTGCCGGTCGGCGGCGCCGGTCGATCCGGCTGCTGCCGAGCATGGTCACCATCATGGCGCTGTGCTCCGGACTGTCCGCGGTGAAATTCGCCCTCGACGGTGAATTCGGGGTTTCGCTGGCCATGATCGGCGCGGCGGCGGTCCTCGACACCCTCGACGGGCGCCTGGCCCGGATGCTGGCTGCCACCACCAAGATCGGCGCCGAGCTGGACTCGCTGTCGGATGCCATCTCTTTCGGTGTGGCCCCCGCCCTGGTGATCTACATCGGCCTGCTCAGCGACAACAGCACCGGCTGGATCATCGCATTGCTGTTCGCGGTGAGCATCGTGCTGCGGCTGGCGCGGTTCAACACCCTGATGGACGACGACACCCGCCCGGATTGGGCGCGCGAGTACTTCGTCGGTGTCCCGGCGCCCGCCGCCGCGCTCATCGCGCTGGCCCCGATCGCGCTGTACGTGCAATTCGGTGACGGCTGGTGGGTCGGTTTCGGCACCGTCTCCGCCTGGGTCGTGTTCGCCGCGCTGCTGGCCGTGAGCACCATCCCGACGCTGGCCATGAAGTCGGTCTCTGTCGCGCCGCAGGCCGCAGCCGGACTGCTGGTCCTGGTGGCCGCGGCCGCCGCCGCGCTGGTCACCTACCCGATCGTGCTGCTGCTGGTGCTGATCGTGCTGTACCTCGGCCATATCCCGTTCGCCTGGTACTCCCAGCGCTGGGTCGCGGCCCGGCCGGAGACCTGGGAACACAAGCCGGCCGAGCGGCGCGCCCAGCGACGGGCGGCGCGGCGGCGCCCGGCGATCCGGCGGCCTGCCATTCGCCGTCCGGCGATGCGCGGGTCGTCGCGGCTGCGGCTGCGTCGTCCGGGCGGTAAGCGCGAACAGGATGTGCGCGAGCAGGACGGCGCCGGCGCCTGA
- a CDS encoding phosphatidylserine decarboxylase — protein sequence MARRPTPPGTPERTGLGHVADLVRNAIPPLHPAGLPFVAAPLAVAVLGGKRRWVRRGGLAAAAACATFFRHPHRVPPNRAGVVVAPADGEIALVDTAVPPAELGLGDQPLPRVSIFLSVLDVHVQRVPVSGTVRTVQHQAGQFRSADLPEASSVNERNSMVIDTPAGAQIVVVQIAGLLARRIVCDAKPGDVLTIGDTYGLIRFGSRVDTYFPAGTELLVEVGQRTIGAETVLAVLPTTGS from the coding sequence GTGGCACGCCGTCCCACCCCGCCCGGCACGCCCGAACGCACCGGCCTCGGCCACGTCGCCGACCTGGTGCGCAACGCGATCCCGCCGCTGCACCCGGCCGGCCTGCCGTTCGTCGCGGCGCCGCTGGCCGTCGCGGTGCTCGGCGGCAAACGTCGCTGGGTGCGCCGTGGCGGGCTGGCGGCTGCCGCGGCCTGCGCGACCTTCTTCCGGCATCCGCACCGGGTGCCGCCGAACCGGGCAGGCGTTGTCGTCGCGCCCGCCGACGGCGAGATCGCGCTGGTCGACACCGCGGTGCCGCCCGCCGAACTCGGCCTGGGCGATCAGCCGCTGCCGCGGGTGAGCATCTTCTTGTCGGTGCTCGACGTGCATGTGCAGCGGGTGCCCGTCTCCGGGACGGTGCGCACCGTGCAGCATCAGGCCGGGCAGTTCCGCTCGGCCGACCTGCCCGAGGCCAGCTCGGTCAACGAGCGCAACAGCATGGTCATCGACACCCCGGCCGGCGCGCAGATCGTGGTCGTGCAGATCGCCGGCCTGCTGGCCCGCCGCATCGTCTGCGATGCCAAGCCCGGTGATGTGCTCACCATCGGCGACACCTACGGCCTGATCCGCTTCGGCTCCCGGGTCGACACCTACTTCCCGGCGGGCACCGAACTGCTCGTCGAGGTCGGTCAGCGCACCATCGGTGCCGAGACCGTGCTGGCCGTATTGCCGACCACCGGGTCATGA
- a CDS encoding GlsB/YeaQ/YmgE family stress response membrane protein codes for MLGIGIIAWIIIGGLAGWIASKIMKTDAQQGILLNIVVGVIGGLLGGFVLMLFGVDVESAGWFFSFVTCLVGACVLLYLVKLFTGRSSVR; via the coding sequence ATGCTCGGAATCGGGATTATCGCGTGGATCATCATCGGCGGTCTTGCCGGCTGGATCGCCAGCAAGATCATGAAAACCGATGCTCAACAGGGCATTCTGCTCAATATCGTGGTGGGCGTGATCGGCGGCCTGCTCGGCGGATTCGTCCTGATGCTGTTCGGCGTCGATGTCGAGAGCGCGGGCTGGTTCTTCAGCTTCGTCACCTGCCTCGTCGGTGCCTGTGTGCTGCTCTACCTGGTCAAACTGTTCACCGGACGCAGTTCCGTGCGCTGA
- a CDS encoding beta-ketoacyl-ACP synthase III: MAARFAQTTGAEHTAILGLGVYRPARVVTNDEVAGPIDSSDEWIRTRSGIRTRRFADDSETIQSMSVAASRGALESAGVAADQVDCVIVATSTHLLLTPAAAPQIATELGMNGAAAFDISAGCAGFCHGLALASDLVRAGTSKNVLVIGVEKLTNTINPTDRSTAFLFADGAGAVVVGPSEEQGIAPTVWGSDGTQHHAIRQDKDWMEFFAEIEEKGLDAVRPYLAMEGTAVFRWAAHSLEKVCREAIDRAGLSTDDLDAMIPHQANGRIIEIMARVLKLPENCALANDIEETGNTSAASIPLAMEQLLRTGQSKPGDTALLIAFGAGLSWAAQVVSLPNWQS, from the coding sequence ATGGCTGCTCGTTTCGCCCAGACCACCGGCGCAGAGCACACGGCGATCCTCGGGCTCGGCGTCTATCGCCCGGCCCGGGTGGTCACGAACGACGAGGTAGCGGGCCCGATCGACTCGAGCGACGAATGGATCCGGACCCGCTCCGGCATTCGCACCCGGCGCTTCGCCGACGATTCCGAAACCATCCAGAGCATGAGCGTCGCGGCCTCGCGCGGCGCCTTGGAATCGGCGGGAGTCGCCGCCGACCAGGTCGATTGCGTCATCGTGGCCACCTCGACCCATCTGCTGCTCACCCCGGCCGCGGCGCCGCAGATCGCCACCGAACTCGGCATGAACGGCGCGGCCGCCTTCGATATCTCCGCCGGATGCGCCGGCTTCTGCCATGGGCTCGCCCTCGCCTCGGATCTGGTCCGGGCGGGTACGTCGAAGAATGTGCTGGTCATCGGGGTGGAGAAGCTGACCAACACGATCAACCCGACCGATCGTTCCACCGCGTTCCTGTTCGCCGACGGCGCGGGCGCGGTGGTGGTCGGCCCCTCCGAGGAGCAGGGCATCGCGCCCACGGTGTGGGGTTCGGACGGCACCCAGCATCACGCCATCCGCCAGGACAAGGACTGGATGGAGTTCTTCGCCGAGATCGAGGAGAAGGGCCTGGACGCGGTGCGGCCCTATCTGGCGATGGAGGGCACCGCAGTGTTCCGCTGGGCCGCGCATTCGCTGGAGAAGGTGTGCCGGGAGGCGATCGATCGGGCCGGGCTGTCCACCGACGATCTGGACGCGATGATCCCGCACCAGGCCAACGGCCGGATCATCGAGATCATGGCCCGGGTGCTCAAGCTGCCGGAGAATTGCGCGCTGGCCAACGATATCGAGGAGACCGGTAACACCTCGGCCGCCTCGATTCCGCTGGCGATGGAGCAGTTGCTGCGCACCGGGCAGTCCAAGCCGGGCGATACCGCCCTGCTCATCGCCTTCGGCGCGGGCCTGTCCTGGGCCGCGCAGGTGGTGTCACTGCCGAACTGGCAGTCCTGA
- a CDS encoding SRPBCC family protein, whose protein sequence is MPNTLEATIDIAAPPEKVWAVISDLKRMPEFSPQCVKMVPLGTPKAGTWTLNFNKDGFKRWPTSSRIVRYEPNQAFAFRMNENRTVWSYTLEPTATGTRLIERRDVPNGVTWIVRKAIDGVLGGEEAFEAALVQGMNETLAKIKTTVETGA, encoded by the coding sequence TTGCCGAACACTCTCGAAGCCACCATCGACATCGCCGCGCCGCCGGAGAAGGTCTGGGCCGTCATCTCCGACCTGAAGCGCATGCCGGAATTCAGCCCGCAGTGCGTCAAGATGGTCCCGCTCGGCACGCCGAAGGCCGGCACCTGGACGCTCAACTTCAACAAGGACGGCTTCAAGCGCTGGCCGACCAGCTCGCGCATCGTGCGCTACGAACCCAACCAGGCCTTCGCCTTCCGGATGAACGAGAACCGCACCGTCTGGAGCTACACCCTCGAACCCACCGCCACCGGCACCCGGCTGATCGAGCGCCGGGACGTGCCCAACGGCGTCACCTGGATCGTGCGCAAGGCCATCGACGGGGTGCTCGGCGGCGAAGAGGCCTTCGAAGCGGCGCTGGTGCAGGGCATGAACGAAACCCTCGCCAAGATCAAGACCACGGTCGAGACGGGCGCGTAG
- a CDS encoding FAD-dependent oxidoreductase, whose protein sequence is MSSPAAPKPAILSVDDDPGVSRAVVRDLRRRYGADYRILRAESGPQALEALRELKLRDQPVAVLIADYRMPGMDGIEFLEQAMDLHPYARRVLLTAYADTNAAIDAINVIDLDHYLLKPWDPPEEKLYPVLDALLEAWRGSDQKPVTGTKVIGNRWSPRSSQVREFLARNQLPYRWYLADEPEGARLLEAAGADPQRCPVVITADGQALLQPTDSELASSVGLSTEPVGDFYDLIVVGGGPAGLGSAVYGASEGLRTVLVERTATGGQAGQSSRIENYLGFPDGLSGAQLADRARRQAAKFGAEVITTREVVGLEVNGSARTVRFADGGRLCGHTVIIATGVDYRRHPAPGIGEFTGRGVYYGSAMTEAAECAEHDVYIVGGANSAGQAAMFLSRNARTVHLVVRGDSLEKSMSYYLIQQIAQTPNIHVHTRTEVVAVDGDDHLHTIVLRDNETGAEEKAATERLFLFIGAAPQTDWLDGVVARDDDGYVLAGPDLLVDGARPAGWELPRPPHHLETSVPGVFVAGDVHAESAKRVASAVGEGAMAVMLVHRYLA, encoded by the coding sequence GTGAGTTCCCCCGCTGCCCCCAAGCCGGCCATTCTCAGCGTCGACGACGACCCGGGCGTCTCCCGGGCCGTCGTCCGCGATCTGCGCCGGCGCTACGGCGCCGACTACCGCATCCTGCGCGCGGAATCGGGTCCGCAGGCCCTGGAAGCCCTGCGTGAATTGAAACTGCGCGACCAGCCGGTCGCGGTGCTGATCGCCGACTACCGCATGCCCGGGATGGACGGCATCGAATTCCTGGAGCAGGCCATGGACCTGCATCCGTACGCGCGGCGAGTGCTGCTTACCGCCTATGCCGACACCAATGCCGCGATCGACGCGATCAACGTCATCGACCTCGATCACTATCTGCTCAAGCCGTGGGATCCGCCGGAGGAGAAGCTCTACCCGGTGCTCGACGCCCTGCTGGAGGCCTGGCGCGGCAGCGACCAGAAACCGGTGACCGGCACCAAGGTGATCGGCAACCGCTGGTCGCCGCGCTCGTCGCAGGTGCGCGAGTTCCTGGCCCGCAACCAGCTGCCCTATCGCTGGTATCTGGCCGACGAGCCGGAGGGCGCGCGGCTGCTCGAGGCCGCGGGCGCCGATCCGCAGCGTTGTCCGGTGGTGATCACCGCCGACGGGCAGGCGCTGCTGCAGCCCACCGACAGCGAACTGGCGAGCAGCGTCGGGCTCAGCACCGAACCGGTGGGTGATTTCTACGATCTGATCGTCGTCGGCGGCGGTCCCGCCGGACTCGGCTCGGCCGTCTACGGCGCCTCCGAAGGTCTGCGCACGGTGCTGGTGGAACGGACCGCGACCGGTGGACAGGCCGGACAGAGTTCGCGCATCGAGAACTATCTGGGCTTCCCGGACGGACTGTCGGGTGCGCAGCTGGCCGATCGGGCGCGGCGCCAGGCCGCCAAGTTCGGCGCGGAGGTGATCACCACCCGTGAGGTGGTGGGCCTCGAGGTCAACGGTTCGGCGCGCACGGTGCGCTTCGCCGACGGCGGCCGGCTGTGCGGGCACACCGTCATCATCGCGACGGGTGTGGACTATCGGCGTCATCCGGCGCCGGGCATCGGCGAATTCACCGGGCGCGGTGTGTATTACGGCTCGGCGATGACCGAGGCCGCCGAGTGTGCCGAGCACGACGTCTACATCGTCGGCGGTGCCAACTCGGCGGGCCAGGCCGCGATGTTCCTGTCCCGCAATGCGCGCACGGTGCATCTGGTGGTTCGCGGGGATTCGCTGGAGAAGTCGATGTCGTACTACCTGATCCAGCAGATCGCGCAGACCCCGAACATCCACGTGCACACCCGCACCGAGGTGGTCGCGGTGGACGGCGACGATCACCTGCACACGATCGTGTTGCGCGACAACGAGACCGGCGCCGAGGAGAAGGCCGCCACCGAGCGGTTGTTCCTGTTCATCGGCGCGGCCCCGCAGACCGACTGGCTCGACGGTGTGGTGGCCCGCGACGACGACGGCTACGTGCTGGCCGGTCCCGACCTGCTGGTCGACGGCGCGCGCCCGGCCGGGTGGGAACTGCCGCGACCGCCGCATCATCTCGAGACGAGCGTGCCCGGGGTGTTCGTGGCCGGTGACGTACACGCCGAATCGGCCAAGCGGGTGGCGTCGGCGGTCGGCGAGGGTGCCATGGCGGTCATGCTCGTGCATCGGTATCTGGCGTAG
- a CDS encoding ATP-binding protein, whose translation MGSELICDPAELRTLFLFEKLNDEQLAWLCADGRIEHIEPGPLYREGDPATCFYVLMDGEVRLTKLSGGQEIEMIRTDHRGSYAGAWAAYLGERADQHYGGSMYVTRPSRFFVLDAATFARMMHEWFPMAVHLLEGAFFGQRNTNARIAQRERLLALGSLSAGLTHELNNPAAAAVRATSGLRDRIAGMRHKLAMMAQGKFDTASLESLVRLQEEAAAQVAKAPELTPLEAADREDALGEWFDEHGIADGWDLAPTFVQAGFDADWLDRVAATLEDCTPQVLEGAIRWLNYTIETELLMNEIADSTTRISTLVGAAKQYSQMDRAPFQVVDLHELIDSTLVMLNRKIGDSIQVVKDYDRALPPVPCYAAELNQVWTNLIDNAVYAMDSSGTLTIRTRHDNDCAVVEINDTGPGVPAEVRERIFEPFFTTKPVGEGTGLGLDISFRIVVNKHHGDIRVESTPGDTTFTVWLPLHREEDESANLEATGEPA comes from the coding sequence ATGGGCTCGGAATTGATCTGCGATCCGGCCGAACTGCGGACGCTGTTCCTGTTCGAGAAGCTGAACGACGAGCAGCTGGCCTGGCTGTGCGCCGACGGCCGGATCGAGCACATCGAGCCGGGCCCGCTCTACCGCGAGGGCGATCCGGCGACCTGCTTCTACGTGCTGATGGATGGCGAGGTGCGGTTGACCAAGCTGTCCGGCGGCCAGGAGATCGAGATGATTCGCACCGATCATCGCGGCTCCTACGCCGGCGCGTGGGCGGCCTATCTGGGCGAACGCGCCGACCAGCACTACGGCGGCTCGATGTATGTCACCCGGCCGTCGCGGTTCTTCGTGCTCGACGCCGCCACCTTCGCGCGGATGATGCACGAATGGTTCCCGATGGCGGTGCATCTGCTGGAGGGCGCCTTCTTCGGGCAGCGCAACACCAATGCCCGCATCGCCCAACGGGAACGCCTGCTGGCGCTGGGCTCGCTGTCGGCCGGACTGACCCATGAACTGAACAATCCGGCCGCCGCCGCGGTGCGCGCGACCTCCGGCCTGCGCGACCGCATCGCCGGAATGCGGCACAAACTCGCCATGATGGCGCAGGGCAAATTCGACACCGCCTCGCTGGAGTCGCTGGTGCGGCTGCAAGAGGAGGCCGCGGCGCAGGTCGCCAAGGCGCCCGAGCTGACGCCGCTCGAGGCCGCCGACCGGGAAGACGCGCTCGGCGAATGGTTCGACGAGCACGGCATCGCCGACGGCTGGGATCTCGCCCCGACCTTCGTGCAGGCCGGCTTCGACGCCGACTGGCTCGACCGGGTGGCCGCGACCCTCGAGGACTGCACCCCGCAGGTGCTCGAGGGCGCGATCCGCTGGCTGAACTACACCATCGAGACCGAACTGCTGATGAACGAGATCGCCGATTCCACCACGCGCATCTCCACGCTCGTCGGCGCGGCCAAACAGTATTCGCAGATGGACCGGGCCCCGTTCCAGGTGGTCGACCTGCACGAACTGATCGACAGCACGCTGGTGATGCTCAACCGCAAGATCGGCGATTCGATCCAGGTGGTCAAGGATTACGACCGCGCGCTGCCGCCGGTCCCCTGCTATGCCGCCGAACTGAATCAGGTCTGGACCAATCTGATCGACAATGCCGTCTACGCGATGGACAGCTCCGGCACCCTGACCATCCGCACCCGCCACGACAACGATTGCGCGGTCGTCGAGATCAACGACACCGGCCCCGGTGTGCCTGCCGAGGTGCGCGAGCGCATCTTCGAACCGTTCTTCACCACCAAACCTGTCGGCGAAGGCACCGGGCTCGGCCTGGACATCTCCTTCCGCATCGTGGTGAACAAGCATCACGGCGATATCCGGGTCGAATCGACGCCCGGCGACACCACCTTCACCGTCTGGCTGCCCCTGCACCGAGAAGAGGACGAATCAGCGAATCTGGAAGCGACAGGAGAACCGGCATGA
- a CDS encoding UBP-type zinc finger domain-containing protein, giving the protein MTELPEGIDPTVPPSGPGCVECEAAAGWWVHLRRCAQCGHVGCCDSSPAQHASKHAAVTGHPLIQSYEPGEDWYWDFRTEEMFSGGPELAPPREHPVEQGAPGPRSRVPADWQSLIHR; this is encoded by the coding sequence ATGACCGAGCTACCCGAGGGCATCGATCCGACCGTCCCGCCGAGCGGGCCGGGCTGTGTGGAGTGCGAGGCCGCCGCCGGCTGGTGGGTGCATCTGCGCCGCTGCGCGCAATGCGGCCACGTCGGCTGCTGCGACAGCTCCCCGGCCCAGCACGCGAGCAAGCACGCCGCGGTGACCGGCCATCCGCTCATCCAGAGCTATGAGCCGGGCGAGGACTGGTACTGGGATTTCCGCACCGAGGAGATGTTCAGCGGCGGACCCGAACTCGCGCCGCCGCGGGAGCATCCCGTCGAGCAGGGTGCGCCCGGACCGCGGTCGCGGGTACCTGCCGACTGGCAGTCGCTCATCCACCGCTGA